The sequence gttaatgtaatattttaatttctaatttaatttaataaacatttaattttttttaatatctaaatattttgatttttaatttaatttatgaattctattttttaataatatttaagtatCTTTTATGCGATATAtagaacaaaaatatatattaaaaatattaaaattttacataaaattaacatactaaattaattaagtgaccaAATTTAGAAgcataaatacaaaatttggcatatattaaaatgaattagTGGCAAATTGTGTTTTCATGGAACCCTACCCCACCCATATAAAGTCATTGCCATCTTCGGATGAGTACAATGCGGCCTGGTGGAAATAAATGAATGAGGCGACTGTTGGTGGATGGGCCACTGATCTGACAGTCCTTTCTATTACAGCCCCCAACACTCCGTTCAGCTTTCATATACTTTGGGCTCCTCAAAATTGAAACTGTGTTGAATTATCGAgaaagtttttttctttttttttttttttgaaaaagtacacgctattttttttatatttacacgttgtatttttttattttttttatttttatgctttctattttttttcttgtgaaggtaaaaagagaatttaaaataaaaaaatgagagaatGAGACTAAGAGAAAATTTTGGTCATTTCTTGTGAACACTGAGATATGAACTCCATATCAtgctctctattttttttctttttgctttactgttattgttttaattttagttattatattgataacgGCAGTAGATACTCATAATATACTCGGAGTATATAATATACTGTTAactgtattttttattgtaattttagtTTCTCTCATGTTTGCTTGAAAACTATTATTTAGCCAATTATAATTATTGGTTAAAAATTAGGGCAAAAAGtccacttttcttttctattcgTGTGATATGATCTTGTTAGATCATGTTAATCTATGTATAagtaacattttaaattttaaagaagtaaaatataaatcttgTTAGATTGTTTTTATTAGATCTTTAAGAAATGAAAACTTTTCTAGTTTATGATCATGTTATTCTCTTATGTAAAATTTTCTAGTTTTACATatgtatgatttttttatgaaaaagatCAGGTGTGCCTATGGTTTTTAAACAACAAGCTTACGAACATCGGAAGATGCTTACGATCATGTTATTCTCTTAtgtaaaattcaagaaaaatgaaaatttttgaTTGTGAGTTTAAGCTATGTAGTAAGCTTAAGGAAGTGGATATggcaaagaaaaattagaagagaaatttgatgtaattgttatataattttttacttgACGCGTTGTACATAAAAGATTATTAGAGTATACTTAGTAGGAATTATGgccatatttaaatttaaaaaaatatatatgtaaaagattattttaaaatttgaattgagAAAATTCAGTAAGAATTAGCGTATCATATACTTgaaataaactttttatatacTTACTATATATTGTTTACTGTATTCATTTAGgtcaataataacaatagtAAAAAAAGTATTTGGTTATTTTTACACATacattttatcaaatataaattgcAATATATGATTCAacaaaatagttatattttcataatttgataattttgagtttgatttatgattttgagtTCATGAAATATAATGAGAGAAAATCAATTAGAATCAAGTATCATATATCTGAAATATACTCGTATACTTAATATATGTTGTTTACTGtatatcttaaaatttcaaattggTAGCGTATGActcatgaataaaaaaaatataaatatttatttatttttaattttctaattttttaatacttttcttaaataaaaatgatacatAAAAAGTTTGAGATAATTGATTTCTATCTTTCTAACAAAGCTCActcaagaaataataaataatattattattgtcttttattttatgtctcaTTTCTTCCCTTCTCACATAATCAAGAATATGACAAAATGATATTAATGAGAgcaaataaaaaggaaaggtCATCAAtatctaaaaagaaataactgTATACTTAATTAAATCACAATCTAAATGGAGAAAACTCAatgaaaatcaaaatatcatataCCTGAAATAAACTCGTTATATACTTAGTATATACTATTTACTATACACTTTTAAATTTGTCCTTTGGTAATAGAATACGCTTTACATCAAAGTTTATGTATGTGATATTTTCTTCACAATATCTATTATggtgaagaaaaataagatattGTTGCAATGTCTGTACATgaggaaaaatataaaaaattatttcataattagtAACAGTTGCAATATAATATACTTGAAATATACCAGTTATATACTCATTATATACCTTTTACTGTTTACTTTTAAAtctgttttatatatttattgtaaatatatacattttgtATACCTGCATATACTTATTAATTCTCAATATACGAATTCTGTATAATATGAATATgaatcaaaaattatttaaacataaattttctGCAATTTCATAATAGATACTTATTACCTGCCTCTATATATTTATGGTATACTTTTTATTGTAtacttttttcttctaatataTACTTATTGTATACTTATTATATACTCATTATCTGTAActtttaaacttattttttattttattttaaactactctttataatctattattgatttattctctgttttttttttgtttatatcaaaataatagtcAATACAAGTActttatatgatatatatcaATAACATGTGAATTTGAatctatttttgtaaaatttcaaaagataTACTTATAGTATACCTCTATATACTcgttatatataattttctggATTTTCTacagataatttttttatcacttaCTTATCTTTGAGAActtaaattctttaatcatCTTATTCTATATGTAAGTAGTTAAactaatcatataatatacatgttttgaagaattttaatacattttttaaacaacagaaaataaaaaagataagtaGATGAGATTACAGTATCAATTTTCAGATttgaattttatgaatatttgtTGAAGAAGCTTTATCTTCTCCCATTCTGTTATTTCTTGCAGACTGTTGTCGAGATTTCTGGTTGATTTCTTGAGATTTTGTGTTGTAATCTTGTTAGATTGAGTTGCTGTGATTTTTTGGATATTTGAATCAGTTACTTTTGAGTTGAGCATGCGTGTTTTTCTTCTATTgtatagaaataatttttttgaccATCAGCATATTTTTGTAAGTTTTTACATTTTGTACCATAAAAGTTAGGAAGCACTATTTTTtaggtatttttgtaaatttctcttatttttttcaagtGCATACGGGAATGAATTACacaattttacttttatggtattcttttattttgatagtttaaaatttttaaaaatatattatttatacaatttttctgaattatatcataattttattttagtattatttattttaataaaattatgacaTCATCATCTTTACAATTCATGTCTATATACTTTTTCATTGTTATAAGAATCTAAACAgtcattataaataaaaaattattttttttgacactctcaagtaatttttatttttatttttatatattttagtatattatgatatattttttaaacatatttttttattgtcattAAAACACATtgactattaaaaatattatataatacatTTTATTTCATGGATACTTAacataaagatataaaataaatatgacaaATCTATCTCATTTGTTTGGTTTGACAATGATAGGagttaaatgattttattttggtatcttttatttctacatttagtatttttctcttaatgaaattttaaagaataaaaaattatataaataaaaactcaagaaaaattgtaaaaagacaatatttcaaaaaccattcataaaagtaaagatttaaaaaaaaaaacgtatactttcaaattttctcatttttctttttctaaagaaTGTTAATTAGGTAGCCTCTTATGcttcaataaataaaagtttatctgaaatatttttatcagtaagatattattaaataaatataaatagattttcATAATAAGAAGTTTTTATCttactaaaagaattatatatattatttttaattcaagagAAAGTATTTgagctaaaaataaaaattatagatttttatgtttaaaaagTTCATTTTTAGCctttttttggtattttactaaaaaatcaAGGTCCACAATGACTTTTTGCATGTCCTTAGTCCGTGATTCTTGATATGATTCAATTAAACGATACAACATATTGACGCATaattaaatgagtttaaatttgtgataaatagaaaacgacaataactaaatttaaaaaagttagTCTAACCTGCAAATGACacgaataaaaatatttatctaaacGAGTatatagattaataaatattatctaattatacatatttattctctcttcatatatttatataagtcattttatcatttccaaagatttaattatatttaaaaataataatccgAATTTGagtcattttataattaagcaaACATATAGTTTGaactcttttaaaatttatcttttaaaacatttaatttattaaataggtTATATGAGTTGACTTGTATAACTTAGTTAATAATTGTGTTTATATTTGACTTTGATGTTTTGACACTATTGGTTAAGATTTGTTCGAATTagctatttttatattatgtatgTATTTCGATACAATATAATTAGACTTGGTACGACACGAATAGTCAACCCACGCTAAatgggtaattttttttaaaaaataattactatttatcttttatagtTTATCATATCGcattaatttatctttattttttaaatgataaaaacaaACTAGTATAATGtgataaaatatagaaataaaccGCAATTACCTCTTATTTTAATTGGACTTGCTTACATccttaaattaatcaatatggTATTAAACCCCATCTTCACTCACTAAAaactttcttcttcctcttgttttttttttctttttttctcttgtgTTACCTTTTCCTATTTCCCATCTAACTTTATAGTTAGAGTGGGTGGGTACCATTGGCATATTCATCTCAAAGTTGTTTTCCTTGGAGGGCCAAGCTATACACATCTATCGCTACTGAATTTGTATAATTCCCACTTGAACTTTAGGTTACAACCACACTAGTGTTCTTATTCAATCATGCCCATTTCTCCTTTTCACGTGAAttttaaagaacaaaaggaaAAGCTATTAAGATCATACAATCTTAGAGATTTAGCAAGAAAATGCACAATGGGAATTTTCATTAACCTAAACTTTTTAATGGTGACTGGTTGGTAAAGTTTTTATGGACTTTTCAGATAATGttatagtaattatatatatatatatatatataatataatataatataatttttcaacgTGTGTTATGtgtgtaaattattattattattattattattataaaaattataatataaaagtatttgataaattagtatataatataatatttattaactattttataaatattttcttatcatGTAGTCCAAACTCATgtgttataaaaaaattatataaaattaaaaaatatttaaattgctCTTTCCTTTGATTTAATAACTCAttatcaaaactaaattttatatgtttaatttatctaattatacttttaactaaaattattatttgaaagtaatttattttagttgaatattgtttttatttatataatttgatatagTAGTTCATCAATCTTTTATAGGattaaaaatgtatataaaattgtaataatattgatactgaaatatattaattactaattaattatattaggattaaaaaattaaatcaattatatatagaattaggatatgattagattaataattattaattaattataaaaatattttaatcactTGATCCTTCAAGTACCTTTAGTATCatctattatattatatatgttttcttttcaggtgAAAAAGGACAAAGATAAAAAGCTTTCTATGATTCTTACTTCTTAGCTCTTTTAATTGGAATCCAAtgcttttctttctccttttatgCTGCTTTTTTTCCTATGAAACAACAACTTTCCTATTAATTTTCCAGACACCTGTGTGATATAATTATTCTCTATTATCTTCTAATCATGCAATTGCCAATGATTAATGGCATTACAGTTACCAGATACGTTAAAACTTCtattgaaaaaagaaacatggaaacattgaaatatataagtaattaattagtgttactaagaaaataattatcataatgaGATTaagttttacatatatttcgttcattttctttccaataaaaattgaaaacatgTAAGAATTacatctaattaaatactccGTCTATTTTATCTTAACTgtcttttttcaattaaactttttttaattaattatttattaattacttttatatattcaacgtaatattaattttttcatttatatttgtactgaaataagtgtaataaattttgtaatatctatagaaaaataatttagtctaatttaactatttttttacaattagatttattaaatatattttttaatccaaatgaATTACTAAAAAAAGGCCGTTGATATTGAATAAAGGAagtattttattcaaatttattaaaagcaaacttaatataaaagaacaagctagagaataaattcaattactAGCAAACTCCattcttgaaaaatataaagaaactaGTGTGTTGGGCAGGTGTTTATTATTCTTCCATTTAAGACATGAGAAggtatattattaaaagaagagGGGAGCATCTCTTTTTTGCCTTTGAGAatgagaataataatatacttcaaaagaataatgaaacaCACACGTTCGCAGAATGAGATGAAATGAAGTGTTGGTATTTCATCATCTGTCTCACTATGTTAGCCAGTGTATAAGAATTACAGTTAATAACAATATTATAAATGTCTTGggagaaaaagataataataatatgtgcATATGTCacaaaagaaattttgaaaattagaaataaataatcaatacgCATCTATTAggattaaataatagaatatatgTCAATCATCTAATATCAAAGTGTAAAATACGTGTCATTCTCTTATTAGTTGTGGTGTATATACCAAGTATAGATAAGAATCtcctttattttatgagtGTCTTAcactttattattaaataattaacatatattctacaatttaaaactaattaatatatgagtAAATTATCTATCCATTTTATATACAGATGAagtcatatatcaaatttagataaaaaaaaattttaaaagattgacacaatttattaatatttatttttaatgtaattttatagatattttaattttttatgatatttaaatattcttaaatatataaaatttcatttagtatgttcatttaaataaattatatttaaaaaataattatagtgtTTATTAggtcaaataaaaaataaatatatttaaaatcttataaaaatgaaattaaaataagatactGTATGCATCccactaaaaaaaaatctcttcCTCTATTCatatctctctttctctcacTCCATTTCCATACATCTTTTGTGGGGCTAAAACACCATGTGCACATCACTTTCCTACTTATATTCATTTGTCTCAAGATAATATACATCCCCACCACCACCAACCATACTCTCTACCTTATATGCTTCTACCACTAGTACAAAAGAAACCCATTTCCTTtacctttctctctctctcaaataAAAATCCAAATGACACCTCCCCATTTCCAAAAGCTATTCACCACCACATACTTCTACCTTAACAGCTAGCACCTAACTTTTTCATTCCTCATCTTCCCCTTCCCCTTCCCCACCACCATTCACACtctctcctcttcttcttcttcttcttcttcttctttttcactaGTCTTCCATCTACCTCCTTCAAGCATCCACTTGTTACTTTTCTTCCCCCAGTTAATTGGAATTGATAAGGCATGTCTTAATGTCAGATTTATCTAACATAAACAAGCAAGAAATGATAACTATGATTGAacttaaatttgtaatttagtTACTGGTTTTAAAGTAATCACTGaccattttagtttttaaacataaaaaagaagcaagttattttgtttgttttgagctaacaGAGTgcaataaaatgaaatgaaacCTCATGCTATGATAGACATTTAAGTTATGTGTCAACAAACGTCATGGGGatcaataaatatagaaaagatAAGCAAATAAAACACAAGCAAGAATCACAGTCTCCCTTATTCAGCTAAAGTCAAGATGCTACACAAGAGCTGTAACATATCCAATTAAATCTCCAAAACATCCTCGCCCTATCACAAATTCAGCTCCAAGAATCaaccaaaagaagaagaagatgaaagaaacaagaaaagggtaaaaacaaaaaatgaatacacaaataaatatcttaatcTACATTAAACTAAAAGGGTCTGTAGGGTCGAATGATGACCATGGATATAGGGTATTTAGGCAAATAGTACTGCAACTCCTCCAAGAAACGATAACAAGGCTGCCATGCTGCTTCCAAGAACGAAAGCTCCTGAATCTGGCGTCGTAGAGACTGGAGGTGTAGATGGGACCATTGCAGGAGAAGGAGGTGACATGCCACCCGGAGTAGGAGCAGGTCCTGCCGGTTCCGGAGGAGAACCCATTTCAGGCGGTGATGATTCAGGTGCCATTGATGGTGGTGTTGCGCTTGAAGTTGGAGGCATTGTTGGGGACATTGTTGGTGGTGGGCTCATTGTGGGGCTCATTGATGGAGAAGGAGAAGACATCGTTGGTGGTGGTGACATTGGGGTGGCGGCGGGTGGAGGTGTCCTGGCGGCGGGTGGTGGGGCGGACACCATTGGTGATGGTGCAGCAGTGGCTGCTGGTGGTGATGCAGAGGTCGTCGGTGGCATCGACGGTGGCATTGTTGGGCCTTGAGCAATGGTGGAAGATGCTAAGAGACCAAGCATTAGGGTTGTCATGAGCATGGCACGTGAGAGAGCCATGActgctctttttcttttttcttttttttttcctttttgtgtGAAGTTGTGCACAAAATTAGGGATTGGAGAGAGCGCAGAAGTGTAGGAGTCAGTATAGGAGGAAGAGTACTAAGGTTGATATATAGAGGAAAGTTTGGAGAATCCAATTATCTTAACCAATGAGTGCACAGACATTACATGCTTTTGGACATAATGGGTAACACGTATGAAAATGGTTTTTGAGCTTTGATTTCATGGATGGTTTAAAATTACTTTCACCAATTGATGGAGGCCAcatgttatatatttttaagcaaagcattttacaattttatgattatatgtaattaatatattatagttaGTCTGATAATTCAGCATAGAGATGACAAACCATTTTATAAACAGCAAGTAATTACCTTTAGATTATGTGTATGTATTCTTTCATTAAAACTGTCCTAAAGAATTTAGAAGAAATTTCACGGCTACAATTCTTTCTgaaaaagttttcttttatggtAAAATAGagtcttttttattattcttttttttaaatttttttatttatataatttttttttcagaattttgtcaaaaaaataactaaaaacatacctataaaaatatttttaaaaaaaaattatttttatttatattactgtgaatttttattttaaaattttattctagaaaagatattaaaaatatatttaaaagatataaaaagaattttatttttaatttatattattttgaaatcagtttttattttatataatttttattttttaaaatttcatcaaaaaaatattaaaagtataaaatttatttattttaatttacattattataaaatctcttattataattttgtttaaaataaaatattaaaaatatatataaaaaatactaaaaaaatattatatttagcttGTATTACTATGAAGTCAACCaaattagatagacttattattttatattttatattttatatttagtattcATCAAACgaatgatattatattttttttatattaataatgtgTTTTGATGATATAACAATAtgtgttttaaaatatatattgtaatatataaaaaatattctaaatatatatca comes from Ricinus communis isolate WT05 ecotype wild-type chromosome 5, ASM1957865v1, whole genome shotgun sequence and encodes:
- the LOC125370205 gene encoding proline-rich receptor-like protein kinase PERK2 gives rise to the protein MALSRAMLMTTLMLGLLASSTIAQGPTMPPSMPPTTSASPPAATAAPSPMVSAPPPAARTPPPAATPMSPPPTMSSPSPSMSPTMSPPPTMSPTMPPTSSATPPSMAPESSPPEMGSPPEPAGPAPTPGGMSPPSPAMVPSTPPVSTTPDSGAFVLGSSMAALLSFLGGVAVLFA